The following proteins are encoded in a genomic region of Leptospira fainei serovar Hurstbridge str. BUT 6:
- a CDS encoding SCO family protein — protein MLAIAVPFFSILSFDTEKQIAPHVVPPELQGVGVVEKLGDSIDKNLVFVNEDGKEVKIGSYLEDGKPLLLTLIYYRCPTLCNFHLNGISDVLKQLNWQVGKEFKYVAVSFDPKEKPEIAKPKKAAYIKDYGRGDGNGWSFLTGKDPEIKALASSLGFSYKWNPETEQWVHESVAYIITPDGKISRYLKGISFDERTLRLSLVEASNGKIGDLSDRIALFCFQFDPSKNRYTLYAYNIMRIGAFITMIVLAAFLFLFWKKQNSTINT, from the coding sequence ATCTTAGCTATAGCTGTCCCGTTTTTCTCAATCCTTTCCTTTGATACGGAAAAACAAATTGCCCCTCATGTAGTCCCGCCTGAACTGCAGGGGGTGGGGGTTGTGGAGAAACTCGGGGATTCGATTGATAAGAATCTTGTTTTTGTTAACGAAGACGGAAAAGAAGTTAAGATAGGAAGTTATCTGGAAGATGGAAAACCTCTTCTTTTAACTCTTATTTACTATCGTTGCCCGACACTCTGTAATTTTCATTTAAACGGAATTTCAGACGTTCTAAAGCAGCTAAATTGGCAAGTCGGAAAGGAATTCAAATATGTAGCTGTGAGTTTCGACCCGAAAGAAAAGCCGGAAATAGCAAAACCGAAAAAAGCAGCTTACATAAAAGATTATGGCCGGGGCGACGGGAACGGTTGGAGTTTTTTAACCGGAAAAGATCCGGAAATCAAGGCTCTCGCTTCTAGCTTAGGCTTTTCCTATAAATGGAATCCGGAAACCGAGCAATGGGTGCATGAATCCGTTGCTTACATCATTACTCCCGACGGAAAGATTTCTCGGTATTTAAAAGGAATTTCTTTCGATGAGAGAACTCTTCGTTTATCTCTCGTAGAAGCAAGCAACGGTAAAATCGGCGATTTGAGCGACCGGATTGCCCTTTTTTGCTTCCAATTTGATCCATCCAAAAATAGGTATACATTATACGCTTACAATATCATGCGAATCGGCGCTTTCATAACTATGATCGTCCTCGCAGCGTTCTTATTCCTATTTTGGAAGAAACAAAACTCGACTATCAACACATAA
- the coxB gene encoding cytochrome c oxidase subunit II has product MNWYHFITATSFMPVPASAEAAGVDYLYAFLLISGLISFVILIGGMTIFIIRYRRLSDTQKSAYITHNTLAEFLWSFIPFVIMMVIFGWGWVVFDDLRKIGVKGDVEVHVTARQWAWSFQYKDGFKINSPTSDKLNPEIASSTLFKPGVVVVPVGKIIRFIITSDDVLHSFYVPAFRNKIDAVPGRRTTFTFTPIEKGDFTVFCTEYCGTAHSNMMALIRVVDSEQYTAWIDQQKAAAANAGNANPADKGKSLYTELGCNSCHSLDGSRIVGPTFKGLYGNKRDFADGSSTTGNDDYIKQSILVPTAKIVAGYPPAMPSFQGRVNDEQIRDITEFIKTLK; this is encoded by the coding sequence ATGAACTGGTACCATTTTATTACGGCCACGAGCTTTATGCCGGTTCCGGCCTCTGCCGAAGCAGCAGGTGTGGATTATCTCTATGCGTTTCTACTCATTTCCGGCTTGATTTCCTTCGTCATCCTCATTGGAGGAATGACAATCTTTATCATTCGGTATAGAAGACTTTCAGACACTCAAAAAAGTGCTTATATCACTCATAACACTTTAGCAGAGTTTCTTTGGTCCTTCATTCCGTTCGTGATCATGATGGTAATCTTTGGCTGGGGCTGGGTGGTTTTTGACGATTTGCGCAAAATCGGAGTGAAAGGCGACGTGGAAGTTCACGTTACCGCTCGCCAGTGGGCCTGGTCCTTCCAATACAAGGATGGATTTAAAATCAATAGCCCGACTTCCGATAAGCTAAATCCGGAAATTGCGAGTTCAACACTTTTCAAACCGGGCGTCGTTGTGGTTCCGGTCGGAAAGATAATCCGATTCATTATTACTTCCGATGACGTACTTCATAGTTTCTATGTTCCTGCTTTCCGGAATAAGATCGATGCGGTTCCCGGTCGTAGAACTACATTTACATTCACTCCGATCGAGAAGGGAGATTTTACGGTTTTCTGTACTGAATACTGCGGAACAGCCCATTCCAACATGATGGCCTTAATTCGTGTCGTAGATTCCGAGCAATATACTGCTTGGATTGATCAACAAAAAGCCGCTGCAGCGAACGCTGGGAATGCGAATCCTGCCGATAAGGGTAAGTCGTTATATACCGAGTTAGGTTGCAATAGCTGTCACTCTCTCGACGGCTCTCGAATCGTAGGTCCTACATTCAAGGGACTATATGGGAATAAAAGGGATTTTGCTGACGGTTCCTCTACTACCGGTAATGACGATTATATTAAGCAATCCATCTTAGTTCCGACTGCTAAAATAGTCGCAGGTTATCCGCCTGCAATGCCTTCCTTTCAAGGACGGGTAAACGACGAGCAGATTCGTGATATCACCGAATTTATTAAGACGCTTAAATAG
- the ctaD gene encoding cytochrome c oxidase subunit I, translating into MSQAATSAHSKHNFLNHQKGIWSWLTTLDHKRIGIMYFLAIMSFFLLGGIFALLVRAELFTPGKTLFEADIYNRMMTYHGAIMVFMVIVPGIPAIFGNLVLPIMIGAKDVAFPRLNLMSWYMLMIGAAITSSTLFMDRVDTGWTFYTPYSSIKTGMGVIPLVLGVFIIGFSSILTGLNFIVTTHKLRAPGMTMNRIPLMVWALYSTAILQVLATPVLAITLLLLIAEKALGVGIFDPQLGGDPVLFQHFFWFYSHPAVYIMILPAMGVISELVATFSRKVIFGYTAIAYSSLAIAGVSFLVWGHHMFVSGQSEFAGLLFSVITMLVGVPTAIKLFNWISTMYKGSVRLDAPMLFALGFMFLFTIGGLTGVYLASTGMDIHFHDTYFVVAHFHYVMVGGTLMALMGALIYWFPKVTGKMTSDLLGRISWVFIFSGFNVTFYPQFILGAMGMPRRYYDYLPTFTELNQMSTFGSWLIGTGFIVGLIAVIHGLIAGKEAGNDPWGGKTLEWTIPSPPPHENFDKTPVVSGGPYEYR; encoded by the coding sequence ATGTCACAGGCCGCCACTAGCGCACACAGTAAACATAACTTCCTGAATCACCAAAAAGGGATCTGGTCCTGGCTCACCACTTTGGATCACAAGCGGATCGGGATCATGTATTTCCTCGCGATCATGAGTTTTTTCCTTTTAGGTGGAATCTTTGCACTCTTAGTTCGTGCAGAGCTTTTTACTCCGGGAAAAACGTTATTTGAAGCGGATATTTACAACCGTATGATGACTTACCACGGTGCCATCATGGTATTCATGGTGATCGTTCCCGGGATTCCGGCAATTTTCGGAAACTTAGTTCTTCCAATCATGATCGGAGCTAAAGACGTTGCCTTTCCGCGCTTGAATTTAATGAGCTGGTATATGCTCATGATTGGAGCGGCAATCACCAGTTCCACACTGTTTATGGATCGAGTCGATACTGGTTGGACCTTTTACACTCCGTATTCCTCTATCAAAACAGGAATGGGTGTGATTCCCTTGGTTCTCGGAGTCTTTATCATCGGGTTCTCCTCGATTCTAACCGGATTGAATTTCATCGTAACGACGCACAAGCTTCGAGCTCCTGGGATGACGATGAACCGAATTCCTTTGATGGTATGGGCGCTTTATTCAACCGCTATTTTGCAAGTTTTAGCGACTCCGGTTTTGGCAATTACCTTACTTCTGTTAATAGCAGAAAAGGCATTAGGCGTCGGAATCTTTGATCCGCAATTAGGCGGTGATCCGGTGTTGTTCCAACACTTCTTCTGGTTCTATTCTCACCCGGCCGTTTACATCATGATTTTACCGGCGATGGGTGTTATTTCCGAATTAGTAGCGACATTCTCTCGTAAAGTTATCTTCGGATACACGGCGATCGCTTACTCCTCTTTGGCGATTGCAGGAGTTTCCTTCTTGGTTTGGGGACACCATATGTTCGTTTCCGGACAATCGGAATTTGCCGGATTGCTATTTTCGGTAATCACGATGCTCGTGGGAGTTCCGACGGCGATCAAATTGTTCAACTGGATTTCCACGATGTACAAGGGAAGCGTTAGATTGGACGCACCGATGCTATTTGCTCTCGGCTTCATGTTCCTTTTCACCATTGGCGGTTTGACGGGAGTTTATCTTGCTTCAACCGGGATGGACATACACTTCCACGATACATACTTCGTGGTCGCTCACTTCCATTATGTGATGGTTGGTGGAACCTTAATGGCATTGATGGGAGCGTTGATTTATTGGTTCCCGAAAGTTACGGGAAAGATGACCAGCGATCTTCTTGGAAGAATCTCCTGGGTATTTATTTTTTCCGGATTCAATGTTACCTTCTATCCGCAGTTCATTTTAGGAGCGATGGGAATGCCTCGTAGATACTACGATTATCTTCCCACGTTTACGGAATTGAACCAAATGTCTACGTTCGGATCCTGGCTAATCGGAACCGGATTCATCGTCGGACTTATTGCAGTCATTCACGGATTAATCGCTGGCAAAGAAGCAGGCAACGATCCTTGGGGTGGAAAGACTCTCGAATGGACGATTCCTTCTCCGCCACCACACGAAAACTTTGATAAGACCCCAGTAGTTTCAGGAGGACCCTATGAGTACCGCTAA
- a CDS encoding cytochrome c oxidase subunit 3 family protein, which translates to MSTANHAGFHHAHHFDSAEHQYQSSKQGIWLFLVTEILMFGGLFVGYAIYHSLYPQIFHAGSKQLSVSMGAVNTVVLLFSSFTMALGINYVQRGMKNKAIIALTVTILCAAIFMVVKYFEYTHKFHVGTVPGKYAYTDEARTTTKVAALVKEAGEVSAEEREHKLHMDEEEYKHLRLLNDTKNWPLFFGFYFVMTGIHGLHVLAGAFLIFWVLMKVVRNKVGPEYYTPVEGVGLFWHVVDLIWIYLFPLLYLVG; encoded by the coding sequence ATGAGTACCGCTAATCACGCGGGTTTTCACCACGCTCACCATTTTGATAGCGCGGAACACCAATACCAATCCTCCAAGCAAGGGATTTGGCTTTTTCTAGTTACCGAAATTCTTATGTTCGGTGGCCTTTTTGTTGGATATGCGATTTACCATTCGCTATATCCTCAGATTTTCCATGCAGGTAGTAAGCAACTCTCCGTATCGATGGGGGCTGTGAACACTGTAGTTCTTTTATTTAGTTCCTTTACGATGGCTTTGGGAATCAACTATGTGCAGCGAGGAATGAAAAATAAAGCGATCATTGCTCTCACAGTTACGATCCTCTGCGCCGCAATATTCATGGTCGTAAAATACTTTGAATACACCCATAAATTCCATGTCGGAACGGTTCCCGGTAAGTATGCTTATACCGACGAAGCGAGAACTACCACAAAAGTGGCGGCCTTGGTCAAAGAAGCTGGCGAAGTTTCGGCGGAAGAGCGCGAGCACAAACTTCACATGGACGAAGAAGAATATAAGCATCTGCGTCTATTGAATGATACCAAAAACTGGCCTTTATTTTTTGGATTTTACTTTGTGATGACCGGAATTCACGGGTTGCACGTTCTCGCAGGGGCTTTCTTAATTTTCTGGGTATTGATGAAGGTAGTTAGAAATAAAGTCGGTCCTGAATACTATACTCCGGTGGAAGGCGTAGGTCTCTTCTGGCACGTAGTCGACTTGATTTGGATATATCTCTTCCCACTTCTTTATTTAGTCGGATAG
- a CDS encoding CarD family transcriptional regulator produces the protein MASKKKQSGYEHGVGDYVVYPIHGVGEITEIAKKVILGKKKECYVMEIQGSKMKVMIPVDKAKQVGIRPIIDKKDIKKVINLLKKDEVDTEEDWKIRYQNNLNKIKSGSIFEVADVCRNLFRRANGKELSIMERKLYESAYNLVKMEVALSKGVSQEEAGNLVSDVLASSFAVGDKVAVVVDEE, from the coding sequence TTGGCTAGCAAAAAGAAACAATCTGGCTACGAGCATGGCGTAGGCGACTACGTCGTTTATCCGATCCACGGTGTTGGTGAAATCACCGAAATCGCTAAAAAAGTTATCCTGGGTAAGAAAAAAGAATGCTACGTCATGGAAATCCAGGGTAGCAAGATGAAAGTGATGATCCCTGTCGATAAAGCGAAACAGGTCGGAATTCGACCGATCATCGACAAAAAGGATATCAAGAAAGTCATCAATTTACTCAAGAAAGATGAAGTCGATACGGAAGAGGATTGGAAGATCAGGTACCAAAATAACCTGAATAAAATTAAATCCGGTTCGATTTTCGAAGTAGCGGATGTCTGCAGAAATCTATTTCGCAGAGCAAACGGTAAGGAACTATCTATTATGGAGCGGAAGCTCTACGAGAGCGCATACAATCTCGTGAAAATGGAAGTTGCCTTAAGCAAGGGAGTTTCTCAAGAAGAAGCGGGGAACCTTGTCTCTGATGTGTTGGCCAGCTCTTTCGCTGTCGGTGACAAAGTAGCAGTAGTCGTCGACGAAGAATAA